A segment of the Canis lupus baileyi chromosome 21, mCanLup2.hap1, whole genome shotgun sequence genome:
aagggagaagaaacgtgtgggaaatatcagaaagggagacagaacataaagactcctaactctgggaaacgaactaagggtggtagaaggggaagagggcggggggtgggggcgagtgggtgacgggcactgagggggacacttgacgggatgagcactgggtgttattctgtatgttggtaaattgaacaccaataaaaaattattttattaaaaaaaataaaaaaataaaagttgaaactGTATTgcctaatttcaaaattatttaaaatttttctatagtatatatattatatatatttaaattgttagCATAATTTCACTGTTATTGAGGAATATActgttaaaaatcaaaattcaactgagtaaatatTGAAGATCTTATTGACTTTATTCATTGAGTCATGCATGAATCAGTCAGCATCCCAtttagcagatagaaaggagctccaaggaattatacaaaatgaaaggCCTATAGGCAGAAAGGAGCAAAAACAAGAAAGTTATACTAGCAAAAAGTGGATTTGTTGTAGAAAGATAGCTTTCCTTTAGGGGAATTGCAGGGGTCTACCAGGTAGACTACTTCACTAGTGCTGATCAGGTAGCTCCTGACTGACTTGTCCAAGATTACACTTCTGGGGAGgtcaaaaatataattaaggtAAAACTTGACTTGGTAACTTGGTTCTTAGCAGAAATGACTCCACTTTgggccttttgttttgtttttaacagtattGTTGATTTCAGTTGCTTGCAATGCATTGAGAAATTTGTTCTcatgaaaaatgttccatgttctatattcacttgaaaaaatatttatgatattgtatataaatgtatataataaagaaTGATTGGTATAAGGAAATCATGcacatctatctatcatctatctatttatctatctatcatctttttaTGTAGCTCTTTCAATTTCACTTCaattgcttgtttgctttttcttcatttatttctcatccCTACAGGGCATCCTGTGATTCCCAACAGCGTCGATGGGGAACAACACAGAAGTGACTGAATTCATCCTGCTGGGACTAACTAATGCCCCGGAGCTCCAGATCCCCCTCTTTATCATGTTCACCCTCATTTACCTCATCACTCTGGCTGGGAACCTGGGCATGGTGGTGCTGATTCTCTTGGACTCCCGTCTCCACACTCCCATGTACTTTTTCCTTAGTAACCTGTCTCTGGTTGACTTTGGTTACTCTACAGCTGTCACTCCCAAAGTCATGGCTGGATTACTTATAAGAGATCAGGTCATCTCCTACAATGCATGTGCTGctcaaatgttcttttttgtagccttagccactgtggaaaatttCCTATTGGCCTCAATGGCTTATGACCGCTACACAGCAGTGTGCAAACCCCTCCATTACACCACTACCATGACAACAAGTGTATGCGCTCATTTGGCCATAGGCTCCTACCTCTGTGGTTTTCTGAATGCCTCCATTCACATTCATGACACATTCAGTCTCTCTTTTTGCATGTCCAATCTAGTCCATCACTTTTTCTGTGATGTGCCAGTAGTCAtggctctctcttgctctgatAGATATGTCAGTGAGCTGGTTCTTGTTGTTGTAGCAAGCTTCAACATCTTTTTTGCTCTCCTCATTATCTTGATTTCCTATCTGTTCATATTTATCACCATCCTGAAGATGCACACAGCTGACGGATATCAGAAGGCTCTATCCACCTGCGCTTCCCACCTCACTGCAGTGTCCATCTTCTATGGGACAGTCATCTTCATGTACTTACAGCCCAACTCCAGCCATTCCATGGACACAGACAAAATCGTATCTGTGTTCTATTCTATGGTCATCCCCATGCTGAATCCCCTAGTCTATAGCTTGAGAAACAAGGAGGTTAAAAATGCATTCAAGAAGGTGGTTGAGAAGGCGAAATTGTCTGCAGGCTTTACCTCTTAATATTCATGATGGCCTGTGCCATTGTTCTCAGATATCCAACATGCAATGACCACCTTGATGATGCACTGCGCCTAAATTACTGAGGTGATACCATTTCTTGTTCAAAAATCTATCATCTTGAAGGGAAAATATATGTCCAAATATGTGATATCTGAAGGAGGATGGCCAAGGAGAACCTTAAGAATTTGGGGGCTCCGCTTGTAGTAAactttattaattatatattaattatttttctaccaTATGGCAATGCAAGTCTCCATGTAAAGCATGACATACACAAACCTGTGAATAGAAACATATGCAAGAATCTtatatgtgcacatacacacagcagTGGGGAGTTTGTTAAAGGAGTTGAATGTAGTATGACTAATTTTTAGTAAAAAcgttaaaataaccattttaaatattagaatattgATTTATATCTGACATTATTTATTTCCATAGTTGAAAATTTTTCAGAGTCCAAAATGAGGACTAAGAATACATTACCTTGATGAGCAcagagaaatgtataaaattgttgaaccAATATATTTTACACTTGGAACAAATATAActaatgttaattatacttgaataagaaaaaaattgttttaaaatggtgaaaaaagTCCAAAATGAAGTAATAcatgatataatttttttgagagagagaaagagagagaggcagaaggggagagtgaaagaatcttaagcagaccccacacccagctcggggctcaatctcatgatcctgagatcatgacctgagtcagacacttaaccaacttagccatccaggtgccccaacatatCACAgaagttgtttttaagattttatttatttattcatgagataaggagagagagagagagagagagagagagagacaggcagagggagaagcaggctccatgccaggagcctgaagtgggactcgatcccaggactccaggatcccgctatgggccaaaggcaagctctaaaccgctgagccacccagggatccccatcacagaagtttttaaataaatatatatgccttTTGTTAGCACATTTCATTCTGAGCTACaacatacaatattttaaaggaattaatattCTGTCTTTAGTAAGTGTTTGTTAGAAACAGATTTGTCACATGGCAATTTTCAAAAGCAAGAAGGCCTGAAACAGAAAAGCAGACCTGTATAATAAGGAAGTTTTCCAAGTTTTCTGTTTATAATGATCCTTTcttatattttgtgaaaaaataagagcactgagtaatgataa
Coding sequences within it:
- the LOC140613453 gene encoding olfactory receptor 5B3-like codes for the protein MGNNTEVTEFILLGLTNAPELQIPLFIMFTLIYLITLAGNLGMVVLILLDSRLHTPMYFFLSNLSLVDFGYSTAVTPKVMAGLLIRDQVISYNACAAQMFFFVALATVENFLLASMAYDRYTAVCKPLHYTTTMTTSVCAHLAIGSYLCGFLNASIHIHDTFSLSFCMSNLVHHFFCDVPVVMALSCSDRYVSELVLVVVASFNIFFALLIILISYLFIFITILKMHTADGYQKALSTCASHLTAVSIFYGTVIFMYLQPNSSHSMDTDKIVSVFYSMVIPMLNPLVYSLRNKEVKNAFKKVVEKAKLSAGFTS